A stretch of Lathyrus oleraceus cultivar Zhongwan6 chromosome 6, CAAS_Psat_ZW6_1.0, whole genome shotgun sequence DNA encodes these proteins:
- the LOC127097113 gene encoding uncharacterized protein LOC127097113, protein MKVAVVGAGISGLVSAYVLAKAGVNVVLYEKEDYLGGHAKTVNADGVDLDLGFMVFNRVTYPNMMEFFESLGVDMELSDMSFAVSLDKGRGCEWGSRNGLSGLFAQKRNALNPYFWQMIREIIKFKDDAISYIDMLESNPDMDHNESLGQFLKSRGYSELFQKAYLIPICGSIWSCSSEGVLSFSAFSVLSFCRNHHLLQLFGRPQWLTVRWRSQNYVKKVKEELQSNGSHIIANCEVDLVSESEKGCVVHCKDGSEEIYDGCIMAVHAPDALRLLGDEATYDERRILGAFQYAHSDIYLHRDKKFMPQNPAAWSAWNFLGSNNNKVCVTYWLNILQNIEEVGEPFLVTLNPDHVPENTLLKWSTGHPVPSVAAYKASVELDHIQGKRTIWFSGAYQGYGFHEDGLKAGMVAAHDVLGKCCTRKTNPKHMVPSWKELGARHFVTRFLTYFITTGSLTLLEEGGTMFTFEGTGKKCSPKTVLRVHNPQFYWKIMTQADLGIADAYINGDFSFVDKDEGLLNFFSVLIANRDFNASNSKLKKSRGWWTPILFTAGLTSAKFFMDHVSRKNTLTQARRNISRHYDLSNELFALFLDETMTYSCAVFKNEDEDLKDAQMRKISLLIEKARIEKKHEILEIGCGWGSLAIEVVKRTGCKYTGITLSKEQLKLAEKRVQDAGLQDNIKFLLCDYRQLRKTHKYDRIISCEMIEAVGHEYMEEFFGCCESALADDGLLVLQFISIPDERYDEYRRSSDFIKEYIFPGGCLPSLSRITSAMATTSRLCVEHVENLGIHYYQTLRLWRKNFLERQSEILALGFNEKFIRTWEYYFDYCGAGFKSRTLGNYQVVFSRPGNVNAFSDPYRSWP, encoded by the exons ATGAAAGTTGCAGTGGTTGGTGCTGGGATTAGTGGTTTGGTTTCAGCTTATGTATTGGCCAAAGCTGGAGTCAATGTGGTTCTCTACGAGAAGGAAGATTACTTGGGTGGTCATGCAAAAACTGTTAATGCTGATGGTGTTGATTTGGACCTTGGTTTTATGGTTTTCAACAGG GTGACATATCCCAATATGATGGAATTCTTTGAGAGTCTTGGAGTAGATATGGAACTATCAGACATGTCATTCGCTGTCAGCCTAGACAAAGGCCGCGGCTGCGAATGGGGAAGCAGAAACGGTTTGTCCGGCTTATTTGCACAGAAGAGGAATGCATTGAATCCTTACTTTTGGCAAATGATTAGGGAAATTATTAAGTTCAAAGATGATGCTATAAG TTATATTGATATGCTTGAGAGTAACCCAGATATGGATCACAATGAGTCCTTGGGGCAGTTCCTCAAGTCAAGGGGTTACTCGGAATTATTTCAGAAAGCATATCTT ATTCCAATTTGTGGTTCTATTTGGTCATGTTCCTCTGAAGGAGTTTTGAGCTTTTCTGCTTTCTCAGTTCTTTCGTTCTGTCGCAATCACCATCTACTTCAG CTCTTTGGAAGACCGCAATGGCTAACTGTCCGATGGCGCTCACAGAATTATGTTAAGAAGGTTAAAGAAGAGCTTCAGAGTAATGGTAGTCACATAATTGCTAATTGTGAGGTAGATTTGGTTTCAGAATCTGAAAAAG GATGTGTTGTACACTGCAAAGATGGTTCCGAAGAAATCTATGATGGATGCATAATGGCAGTACATGCACCCGATGCTTTGAGATTATTAGGAGATGAAGCAACGTATGATGAGAGAAGAATTCTCGGTGCTTTTCAATATGCACACAG TGATATTTACCTTCATCGCGATAAAAAATTTATGCCTCAAAACCCAGCAGCATGGAGTGCTTGGAATTTTCTTGGAAGTAACAACAACAAAGTTTGTGTGACATATTGGCTAAACATTCTTCAG AATATTGAAGAAGTAGGTGAACCCTTTTTAGTTACTCTGAATCCAGATCATGTACCAGAAAATACCTTGCTTAAGTGGTCAACTGGCCATCCCGTACCGTCGGTTGCTGCATACAAAGCTTCAGTAGAGCTAGACCATATTCAAGGGAAAAGAACAATCTGGTTTTCTGGGGCATACCAAG GTTATGGATTTCATGAAGATGGATTAAAG GCTGGAATGGTTGCTGCTCATGATGTTCTTGGAAAATGTTGTACCCGTAAGACCAACCCAAAACACATGGTACCTTCTTGGAAGGAACTCGGAGCACGCCACTTTGTAACTAGATTCCTTACTTATTTTATTACTACCGGTTCTTTAAC CTTATTGGAGGAAGGAGGAACAATGTTTACCTTTGAGGGAACTGGAAAAAAGTGTTCTCCAAAGACTGTTTTGAGAGTTCACAATCCTCAATTTTATTGGAAG ATCATGACACAGGCAGATTTAGGCATAGCAGATGCGTACATCAATGGAGACTTTTCATTTGTCGATAAAGACGAAGGTCTCTTGAACTTTTTCTCG GTTCTCATAGCCAATAGAGATTTTAATGCATCCAACTCAAAATTGAAGAAGAGTAG GGGTTGGTGGACACCGATTTTATTTACGGCTGGTTTAACGTCTGCAAAGTTCTTCATGGACCATGTTTCAAGGAAAAATACTCTTACACAAGCTAGAAGGAACATTTCTAGACATTACGATCTG AGTAATGAACTCTTTGCACTTTTCTTGGACGAAACTATGACATACTCATGTGCAGTTTTCAAG AATGAAGATGAAGACTTGAAAGATGCACAAATGAGAAAAATATCTCTTCTAATTGAAAAA GCTAGAATAGAGAAGAAACATGAAATTCTTGAGATTGGATGTGGATGGGGAAGTTTAGCCATTGAAGTTGTTAAAAGAACTGGTTGCAAATACACTGGTATCACTTTGTCAAAGGAGCAACTCAAGCTTGcagaaaaaagagttcaagatGCCGGCCTTCAAGACAATATCAAATTTCTTCTATGTGACTATCGCCAACTGCGAAAGACGCATAAATACGATAGGATTATATCTTG TGAAATGATAGAAGCTGTTGGACATGAATACATGGAAGAATTCTTTGGTTGTTGTGAATCAGCATTGGCCGATGATGGACTTCTTGTTCTCCAG TTCATATCAATCCCGGATGAGCGTTACGATGAGTATCGGCGCAGTTCGGATTTCATAAAGGAATACATTTTTCCAGGAGGTTGCCTGCCTTCTCTCAGTAGGATAACATCAGCCATGGCAACCACATCCAGATTATG TGTGGAACATGTTGAAAACTTAGGAATTCATTACTATCAGACACTAAGACTGTGGAGAAAAAACTTCTTGGAAAGGCAGAG TGAAATTTTGGCTCTTGGATTCAATGAAAAGTTTATCAGAACATGGGAATATTATTTTGATTACTGTGGTGCTGGTTTTAAGTCACGCACACTTGGGAATTATCAG GTGGTTTTCTCGCGCCCTGGTAACGTTAATGCATTCAGCGATCCATACAGAAGCTGGCCCTGA
- the LOC127097114 gene encoding heterogeneous nuclear ribonucleoprotein 1, translated as MDSDQGKLFIGGISWDTNEEKLKEHFGNYGDVLNTSVMREKNTGKPRGFGFVVFSDPSVLDRVLEDKHVIDGRTVDAKRAFSREDQPISVTSRTGNSNSGLSSGNGGNMRTKKIFVGGLPPTLAEEKFRQYFEAYGHVTDVVVMYDQNTGRPRGFGFITFDTEEAVDRVLHKTFHDLNGKQVEVKRALPKDANPGASSRMMGGAGGGSAGMGGYQGYGASGGNQNAYDGRSDSSRYMQPQSAAGGFPTYGSSAYSAAGYGYGSASNGLGYGAAYGGYGGATAGYGGPAAATYGNPNVPNAAYAGGGPRSSWPAQAPSGYGSMGYGNTAPWGAPSGGAGSGSATAGQSPSGAAGYGNQGYGYGGYGGGYGGSDSSYGNPGVYGAVGGRTGSAPSSNASGQSGSELQGSGGSGNYMGSGYGDANGNSGYGNAAWRSEQAQASGNYGTPQGNGGQVGYGGGYGGTQTRQAQQQ; from the exons ATGGATTCGGATCAGGGAAAGCTTTTCATCGGTGGGATTTCATGGGATACTAATGAGGAGAAGCTGAAGGAGCATTTTGGCAATTATGGTGATGTTTTGAACACTTCAGTTATGAGAGAGAAGAACACTGGCAAACCTAGAGGTTTTGGTTTTGTAGTTTTTTCAGATCCTTCTGTTCTTGATAGGGTTCTTGAAGACAAGCATGTTATTGACGGCAGAACG GTTGATGCGAAGAGGGCATTCTCAAGAGAGGACCAACCGATTTCTGTCACTTCAAGAACTGGAAACTCTAATTCAGGTTTGAGTTCAGGTAATGGTGGAAATATGAGGACCAAAAAGATATTTGTTGGAGGGTTACCCCCCACTCTGGCTGAAGAAAAATTTCGTCAGTACTTTGAGGCATATGGACATGTAACTGATGTTGTAGTCATGTATGATCAGAATACTGGACGACCAAGAGGATTTGGGTTTATTACATTTGATACTGAGGAGGCAGTTGATAGGGTTTTGCACAAGACATTTCATGATTTAAATGGTAAACAAGTAGAGGTAAAGCGTGCACTTCCAAAGGATGCCAATCCTGGTGCAAGTAGTCGAATGATGGGTGGTGCTGGAGGTGGTAGTGCAGGAATGGGTGGTTATCAAGGGTATGGGGCTTCAGGTGGCAACCAAAATGCATATGATGGTCGTTCGGATTCTAGTAGGTATATGCAGCCTCAAAGTGCTGCAGGTGGATTCCCAACTTATGGCTCCTCCGCTTATAGCGCTGCTGGATATGGGTATGGTTCGGCTAGCAATGGCCTTGGTTATGGTGCAGCATATGGAGGTTATGGCGGTGCTACCGCTGGTTATGGTGGACCTGCCGCTGCAACGTATGGGAACCCAAATGTCCCTAATGCTGCTTATGCTGGTGGTGGCCCAAGGAGTTCATGGCCCGCTCAGGCTCCCTCTGGCTATGGCTCTATGGGTTATGGAAACACTGCTCCTTGGGGTGCTCCAAGTGGTGGTGCTGGATCTGGTTCAGCAACTGCAGGTCAATCCCCCAGTGGAGCTGCTGGATATGGGAATCAAGGTTATGGGTATGGTGGTTATGGTGGGGGATACGGTGGAAGTGATAGTTCTTATGGGAATCCAGGTGTATATGGTGCTGTTGGTGGGCGTACTGGGAGTGCTCCAAGTAGTAATGCTAGTGGTCAGAGTGGTAGTGAACTGCAAGGTAGTGGTGGAAGTGGCAACTATATGGGCAGCGGCTATGGAGATGCAAATGGAAATTCTGGTTATGGAAATGCAGCTTGGAGATCTGAGCAGGCTCAAGCATCTGGTAATTATGGGACTCCCCAGGGAAATGGTGGGCAAGTTGGTTATGGTGGTGGCTATGGTGGTACTCAGACTCGACAAGCCCAACAACAGTAA